In Streptomyces sp. SID8374, one genomic interval encodes:
- a CDS encoding GntR family transcriptional regulator: MSQASPRGTFLKIADVVKAQIEADDGMTELPSAADLMRDHGVSRGVALRAFLALQDQGVAEPVPGGRWRVVRRGQHVDRRPLSERLADVIKDDKLKVGSPFPSTSALCSRFGVSRPTVRRALDKLQAAGLVSEGKQGKQRTVLSLPNGEEARL, from the coding sequence GTGTCGCAGGCCAGCCCTCGCGGGACCTTCCTGAAGATCGCTGATGTCGTCAAAGCCCAGATTGAGGCCGACGACGGGATGACCGAGCTGCCGTCGGCTGCGGACCTCATGCGCGACCACGGTGTATCCCGTGGCGTAGCGCTTCGAGCGTTCCTCGCCCTTCAGGACCAGGGGGTGGCGGAGCCGGTGCCCGGTGGGCGCTGGCGAGTGGTGCGACGCGGGCAGCACGTCGACCGCCGTCCTTTGTCCGAACGCCTGGCTGACGTGATCAAGGACGACAAGCTCAAGGTGGGTTCGCCCTTCCCCAGTACGTCAGCCCTGTGTTCGCGCTTCGGCGTCTCGCGGCCCACCGTGAGGAGGGCGCTCGACAAGCTTCAGGCTGCCGGGCTGGTATCAGAAGGCAAGCAGGGCAAGCAGCGAACGGTTCTGTCCCTGCCGAACGGAGAGGAAGCCAGACTTTGA